TCATTGTATTTGAGGTTCGCTACCGGATCGATTCGCTGGAGTATACCGAAACTTATTACATGAACAGGAACCGGTTGATATGTATGGAGTTGTATGAAACCGATTTTCTCTCCTATTATGAAGATGAAATAAAGCATGGAGAGGTGTTCTTTTTCGACCACGACATGCTGATACAATATGTTACCGTGGGTAACGGACTAACGGATTTGTCTTTCCGCGATCCGCAATACGAACCGTTACGAAGATTTTATAAGCGGTATATAGAGTTGCAAAAAAATATCCTGGCGCTGGCGACGAACTAGGTGGCCTATTAGCTAATGGGCTAATGGGCTAATGGGCCAATATGCTATTTATATTCCCAATTAACTAATTTGCGATCGTTTTTAATTAGCATATTATCTCATTATCAAATTATCACATTATGATTGGCTCTCCCGCACCCGATTTTACCCTTTTTGATTCGGCCAAGAACCAGGTAAGTCTGCATAGCTTAAAAGGCAAAAAAGTGATCCTGCTTTTTTTCCCGTTCGCATTCAGCAGTACCTGCACCAGAGAGCTTTGTTATGTACGCGATAACCTAAGCCAGTTTAATAATGTCGATGCAGCCGTATTGGGCATCAGTGTGGACTCATTATATACGCTGGCAAAATATAAAGAAGACCAGGGGTTTCAATTCACCCTGCTGAGCGATTTTAATAAAGAAGTATCCAGGCTTTACAACGCGATATATGAGAACTGGAATTATAATATGAAAGGAGTTTCAAAAAGAGCTTCGTTTGTGATTGACCGCAAAGGCATTGTACAGTATGCCCAGGTGTTAGTAAACGCCGGTGACATGCCCGACTTTGAGGCCATTGAGGCAAGCCTGGCTGCAATTAATTGATTATTATCAATTAAGATAAGGTTAAAAATCGATCTGTGTACAAAAATGTAAGCAGATTCCCTTATTAAAGCCCGGTTTATTCCTAAAGGATTTGTAATTTTGGGCAAACGGGAGTATATTGACCAATAATTGTAAAATATCATCTTGCATGAAGATTTTTTACGCATTGTCTACTATCCTTTTATTGACTTTACAAGCCAAAAGCCAGGACAGAACTCCCGGAGGAAATCCTGCACCCGCGATTGTAAAGTTCTACCCAAACCCGGCTACTTCTGTTATCACCTTTGATTTTCAAAGCGGCTACGATAAAAATTACAACCTGCAGATCTATAACTTCATTGGTAAAAAAGTACAGGAAATAAATAACATTACACCTAAGACCACAGTTAACCTGAACGATTTTTATCGCGGCATCTACATCTTCCAGTTAAAAGATAAGACCGGTAAAGTAATTGATTCAGGCAAGTTCCAGGTTTCCAAATAAGATCGTTTACACTTTATTATATAGCAAAAGGCCCCGACGGTTACCGTGGGGCCTTTGTTTATTTAGTCTTTTTATAAAACCTGTACAACCAGGAATTTCAAATAATGGGTGTTCTCCCAACCCCAGATGATCGGGTGATCGGCCGATTGGGTTAAAAAGCTTACCTGCCTGATCTTTCTCCGGGCGTCCTTTGCCGCCAACTGAATGATCTCAAGGAACAGATCGGGTTGTACCAGGTTGGTGCAACTGGAGGTAACCAGGAAACCACCCGGTTTAATCAGCTTCATACCCCGCAGATTGATCTCTTTATAACCAGTAATGGCTTTTTGAATATTATCCCTTGTTTTGGTAAACGAAGGGGGGTCAAGCATCACCACATCATATTGCTTTCCTTCTTTTGCCCAGGCTTTCAGCACATCAAACGCATTCATACACTCGAACCGGCAGTTTTTGTCAACCCCGTTGAGGGCTGCATTGCGGTTGGCCTGGTCTACCGCGTTTTGAGAAATATCAAGCCCTAACACCGATTTGGCGCCGTAATGGGCGGCATGAATTTCAAAGGTACCGGTATAAGTAAAGGCGCCCAACACATCAGCTCCCTTTACAATATGCTGAATGGCGCGGCGGTTATCCTGCTGATCGAGGAAGTAACCTGTTTTTTGACCATTCTCAAGATCCACAAAGAACTTCAGTCCGTTCTCCGTGATGGTGATCTTAGGATCAAAAGGCGCCGACAAAAATCCCTTTTGTTGTGGTAAGCCTTCCAGTTCCCGCACCGGCACATCATTGCGTTCATAGATGCCCTTTGGCTTAAAGATCTTTTCCAGCGCGGCTACAATAGCGGGTTTCCAAACATCGATGCCCAGCGCCAGGGTTTGAATAACAAAGTAATCATTGAACTTGTCGATGATCAACTGGGGCAGGTAATCGGCCTCCCCAAAAATAAGCCGGCAATTTTCTACATAGCCCAGTTGCTGGCGGTAATGCCAGGCTTCCAGCAGGCGCTTATAGAAGAACTCTTCATTTATTACATCGTCTTTTTTACGGGTAAGCAGGCGTACCAGGATCTGCGAACGGGGGTTGATGTATCCTTTCCCGATAAACTTTTTATCGTGGGTGTATACGTCAACAATATCGCCGGGATTCACTCCTTCCGGAGCCTCATTTACTTCGTTGGCAAAGATCCAGGGATGCCCGTTTGCCACCCGCATACTGATCTTTCTTTTTAATATTACCTGATTCATCGCCGCAAAAGTAAGACTTTTTGTCCCGCCCCGGTTTCACCTCATTTTCAGTTGAAAACAAGGCGGTATAAACTGAAACCACTCCATTTTCAATTAGAAATGATCCGCCACCAACTGAAATCACCCTGTTTTCAGTTAAAAACAATGCGCCACCAACTGAAAACACACTGCTTTCAGTTAGAAACAATGCACTACCAACTGAAATCGACCCGATTTCAGTTGGAAACAATACCCTCTAAACTGAAAACGCCCCATTACCGGTTGGTTACAACCCGTTTATTCCCTTTATTGTCAATGATCTCCACGCTAACGATACTGCTGTCCAGCACAATAAACCGGCCGGATTGCGACAGGAACGAGGCGCCATAATTCAATTCCCGCGCCTGCGTTTTACCATTCTGGTATTTTACATTTGCCTTTACCTCCAACGGACCAACCGGTTCACATCGCACGGGCTTTTTCAATGAATATATTTTTAGCGGGCCGCGGTTTTGCGCTGCCGCCAGCAGATAATTCCCTGCTGCATTTTTTAATTGTACCAGCGATTTGCCATTACCGGGAACAAAAATGCCGCTCTGCAGCAAACTAAGCGGGGTAAAGCCACCTTTGCCATCGCCTTGCAACAACAACCCG
The Niastella koreensis GR20-10 genome window above contains:
- a CDS encoding redoxin domain-containing protein — its product is MIGSPAPDFTLFDSAKNQVSLHSLKGKKVILLFFPFAFSSTCTRELCYVRDNLSQFNNVDAAVLGISVDSLYTLAKYKEDQGFQFTLLSDFNKEVSRLYNAIYENWNYNMKGVSKRASFVIDRKGIVQYAQVLVNAGDMPDFEAIEASLAAIN
- a CDS encoding T9SS type A sorting domain-containing protein; the protein is MKIFYALSTILLLTLQAKSQDRTPGGNPAPAIVKFYPNPATSVITFDFQSGYDKNYNLQIYNFIGKKVQEINNITPKTTVNLNDFYRGIYIFQLKDKTGKVIDSGKFQVSK
- a CDS encoding class I SAM-dependent rRNA methyltransferase → MNQVILKRKISMRVANGHPWIFANEVNEAPEGVNPGDIVDVYTHDKKFIGKGYINPRSQILVRLLTRKKDDVINEEFFYKRLLEAWHYRQQLGYVENCRLIFGEADYLPQLIIDKFNDYFVIQTLALGIDVWKPAIVAALEKIFKPKGIYERNDVPVRELEGLPQQKGFLSAPFDPKITITENGLKFFVDLENGQKTGYFLDQQDNRRAIQHIVKGADVLGAFTYTGTFEIHAAHYGAKSVLGLDISQNAVDQANRNAALNGVDKNCRFECMNAFDVLKAWAKEGKQYDVVMLDPPSFTKTRDNIQKAITGYKEINLRGMKLIKPGGFLVTSSCTNLVQPDLFLEIIQLAAKDARRKIRQVSFLTQSADHPIIWGWENTHYLKFLVVQVL